GATCATTTAAcgcttttcaaaaaatatttatagaataaATATTAGTGTATCATATGCATTAACATTAGGATGATATATATGGTCTTATTTAAACCACAACGAATATCTTCTACTATACAacaacacaattcaataataacgaatttttaataatggtaAAAATGACACTATTCACGAATAATATTGGaaaagttatttattaaaaatatttgaaaagagCATTCAATAACAATGTGGGCGGTTGCGTTGAATTTCAATCTTAGAAATCTATACACACTCCTATGACATTGTTCTATAAATAGATAGACACGAATGAACTTACAACAATGCATAATACCATGATATAAATACGGGCTAGCCCACTTTATCGGGGCTAATTTATACAGGTTTTAATATTTTACGGGTCAGATCagattagtttattttttatgtggGTGAGAAAACGATCGGTCCAACCGACAAGTacgtgggtcacaagcttgtcGAGtcagttcattttttttaaaattatattctttttaattattaaattaaattataatttataattttaaaatattatcataaatatcgacaaaataTTATTACGTGAGGTTAATGTTACTACTTGTTaaccaagttcacaaataaaattatctttataatatttattaattttttcaagtaaaagtataaatatttaaataaaaatattaacttaattgttTGAGTTTagattctctttaattttaaattttagtattatatcatattttttaattaatttttattgactCACGAACCGACCCTATCGATATTTTTCAATCCCCATAAATCAACAAATTTATTCAGATTGAACTAAAAAgcttttttcttaaattgacTCAAAAAATCTCAGTCTACTCCAATTAAATTATGGTGAGAGTGTGGTGTACActtcaaatatgatatataatgcACGACATATACCATAATTTACACCACAAGCTAACCAAGATATATcagtttatttgtttgtttaaataatttaattacacCATGTGCATATGATGATTTAACATTGTTATcctaaagaataataaattaataaatgaccAATACAAATAGTCAACTAAATGCATTACAGCAGCatacaattaatttatatatcattttttaaaattaattatgttctGCATGAATAATGTACATTAGGGCGAAAATATAGTGTACGGTTCAATCCGATGCAAAATAGATTATTTAAACCAACACTTACGCCATGAAATAACCAAGAATTTACCAAATTTACAGGTATAATCAAGTTgatttatacaattcaatttatatttggtgataattttgattttggttaTATGTGCAACTCTACCATGTATAATATCATAATCTACAACCATATTGAATTTTCCGTTTtaacaattatacaaataacaTTACTGTTAGAATTTTACGTAGAACATGTGTGTCTAAttgtttaactttatacaaatatttatttattcacaGGCAAAATTGAAAAGGCATAAATATAAACTGCGATCAAATTAAAGGATCCATTTATGTATTAAGTCATCATAGAAAGAGAGGAAAACAACCATGTTCAAAGTGGTACATATGTGAACAAGAGGTTGAGGCAATACATCAATTGGTTGTAGTAGGAGTGTATGTGATCGGGTTGGTTcagatttttttaatgtaaattaaattattgtctaatttttaaattaataaaccaAACCAAACAGAATCCGGTATTTCAACTTCGGATTTTTTCGGGTTTCTTCggggttttgttttttttcgaatttttggatttttttataaagttttcatacaaacatataatttacttgtacttcaaatatttctttagtcctacCAAACTGTAACTATCtaagttatttctcaagaaaacaacaaaaaatataatatgattaatgacactaatccaacaaaaaaaaatcgagTAAGAAAATCGtacaaattaataagtcataatgaaattgatcattatttaaaatactaaatcatgctaaaataaatttagtaagtattagttacaaagactaaatattaaaagaaagtaaaagtagatcatgtattttaattgtccaAATCtatgaaaactaaaaaataaatattcaatattattgtcattcttagtgttgaattgatttcctttttgcattagtattaatttggtttttatttaaactttatataattaccaacatgtatgaactataatctttattatatcattaagaaatctaacttccaaacatgaaataaatatatttaaagataaaaactataaaaaggtataagagatatttaaaaattatatcaaaataagtattttaacatataaaataaaaatttaaaattatatatataatgtcgggttggTTTGATTTCGGGTTGATTTTTTTCAGTTGAAACcaaaccaacccaaatatagtcctttttttttcaaaaccaaaccaaatcactagtcaatttttttttcgatTTACGATTTGGTTCGATTTTGTACAACCATAGGTTGTAGATAGCAAAATTACAAGGCAGCTATGAGATCAATTCATCAATCTCAGACTCAAAAGGTGTATGCAATATTTCGAGATGATGGATAAATTATTACATAAAAATCGATCTAAGATATTAATTTGATCGattcgaatatatatatatatatatatatatatatatatatatatatatatatatatatatatatatatatatatattagaaaaacGAAATAATATATAGTAGTGTTAAAAATGGATGATGATCGGGTTCACCTCTTTCCGTGAGGttagaaattcaaattttgtatatatatatatacaaaattttagaaaaaagaaacaagattaatacaaaatttgaatttctaaCACTACTATATATTATCTCGGTAGAGGAGCATAGGTTCATGTGAACCCagtgacccccccccccccaccataCGCATCAGAGGTTCTAGCTGAACAATGCGAAAAAGAACCTTTGGAGTTATTGCATGCTGGAACAAAGATGTAAACTGCAAGACTAGCAAAGATGATCCTGAGGAATCATAGATGTACTAGGTACCTTGTAAGATGATTAAGGCTTTAGGTTTTGTAGTTTACTTGCCTCTTTCGTTTTTGATCCTCTTGTGCCCCATCacatttttttggggggtggaTGTTGATAGATACACAAGAATATGGTaccttctaaaaaaaaaatctgactTTGAATGATTAAGACTCAGACTTTTATCTTAACAATTAAACAAATGAGACCTTAGTTTATTCGAATACTTATGCCAGTACAggtatatatatgaaaatcaaagaaactaCTTTGAGCAATGGCaagaaattattctttcatcatACTGATTGGTTCAATTGACAATCTCTATTCCTGTAAAAGGTTTTCCAGCATGGAGTTGAAGAGCAACGTCTCCAACAACCTGTAATTTAACAATTACTCTCATATTACAAGTTCCATTTCAACATGTACAAGAAATAATAAACTAGCCTGAATTGAGCAAACTGACCTTGGCCATGTCTCTATAAGACAATTCTGTCACACCAGCAACATGGGGTGTGATTATAACATCTGGAAATCTGAGGATAGCATCATCGGGATCAAATGGTTCAGTCCAAGCAACATCAATTCCTAAACCTCCTAAATGTCCCGATTTGAGATGACTTAAAACAGCATCATAATCCAACAGACCACCTCGAGCTATATTAATCAGAATGGCACCCTGCAGCAAACAAGAGCACGCAAACTTTCATGAGATATGAAAAGCCCATCTTCAACCCACCTATTATAACCCTGGTAAAGTTCGGAAAGTTAGTCAACCCgcctatttatttattgaacACATTTGAACCTACATAGCCCATTTGACACCCTTTATATTCTCCACTGATTTCCCCCATGGAGGAATAGAATTTAACACGGTCCCAAACTTTCCCCTGAACCCCCTAGTTTCTGGAAGGAGATTTCCACTTGAAGACAAACCTTTCTCATGACAGATATAAAATCGTTGTTCACGATGCCAATCTGCAAGTCAGCAGCATATTTTTAGGTATAGGCTTGGCAAAATACATAGATCATCAGAAAGCACGAGATGTCCTGACCAGGCAGAAAGAAAGAGCAGTCTTACAGTTTCATTGTTCATAGCTAAGCAACATACAACAATATCAGCTTTGCTTGCAAACTTCAAGATATCAGCATGGTTTCCCCTCTCGTCAACTAGGTCAGCGTAGCCACCATTCTCAACAGACGGTGCTGGAAAGATAGATACGCGGTTCCTATCAATATTTAGAAATGAATGAATTTTACAAGGTTTTCTTACCCTCGGATTTGCTCGAGTCCTGTGCAGGCCGGCCCCAACTTCGTTTTGTAGCAAGTATTTTCACGTCAAATGGGCGTAAACGCTTTGCTAAATGTATCCCGATATTTCCAAACCCCAGGATAAATACCTATATGATAATGCAGATATTTTCTAAGACATAATAAAAGTGCAATTCTTACACAAGTTTGATGGTCTGTAAATTTGTCCAGACCTAGTCATCAACAATATCCAAGCACGTCACAATGCCATTAAATTCTTTTCAATTGTGATATCTATTAGAATTATTCTACTTGATATTAGCAAACTTGAATGTGCATTGTGCATTTAGTCTATTAAAAGAATGAAGGTGAAGTTGGAATTAGATAGATTAGTGGTACATTTGCAAGCAATTCAGATATAAGTCCACTCTTCCTGAGAAAATGACATGATAAATGAAGAAGTAAcccataaaatcaatatatGATGATCAAAATGGAGGCATATTACAAGAGTGACATGTAAAAGGAAGATACCTAACAACGCAAAATGCAAGTTCTATATATAGAATGGTTGGACGGTATGCAGGAATGAATGTTGACCCCTTTAAAGCCCAACATATCTAAGATGTATTCATACCATAGATGTATTCATAAGACCTTTAAAGCCCAACATATCTGAATGTTGAGACCTTTAAAGCCCAACATATCTATAAGATGTATTCATAAGAGGAGATTTCAATGGACACATCATATCAACCCCGAGGGGCTATGACGGTGTGCATTGAAGTGTTGGTTTCAGGGACAAGAATGAAGGAGGAGTCTCGTTTTTGGATTTCAGCAAGAGCGCTTGGGTTAGAGGTAGTCAATTTGAGTTTCTCAAAGGAGAAACACTTGGTAACTTTTCATAGAACGGTGCTAAGACTCAGATAAACTATTTGCACCTTAGGAAGGATGATGAAGGTCTTTGTAAAGACTGTAGGATTGTTCTAAGTGAGAATCTTACAACCCAACATAAGCTCTTGAAGATGGATTTGGAGATCAAGAGGCAGGAAGAAGAGGGTTGTGGGTGACCAACCTAGGATCAAATGGGGTAGCTTGACTATGGTCAGTGCCCAAGAGATGGAGAAGTTGATTGCTACAGAGGCTTAGGGGAGTAGTGGGGATGCGAACAGTATGTGGGATAGGAGTGTTAGTTGCATTAGGGAGGCAGCTAGAGAGGCGTTCGGGGTTCAAGAAACAGATTTAGGTGGGCACTGAAGGAACAAGTGATGGAATGAAGAAGTCAAGAGAAGGTGAAGACAAAAATGTTCAGTGCATCAAGCAGGGGCGGAGCTACATGGAGCCCAGTAGCAGCCTAATAGACACTTGTACTAGCACCGATTTTTCATCCCGGCCCCTCAACTCCACAAAGTTTCATCCAAATACATGAACATTCCAAACCCCTTTGACCTTACATGTCTCTTAATTTCCCTACCAGTGTTGTAAAAGCCATGCTTAAGCCTTAAAGTGAGGCTCAAAACGTGTTAAGCGCTCTGTCTCACTTAATGTCAGCTTATATATTTGTACATATTTTTTCCCTTTGtgcctttttcattaaagcccaTCTCCTTTTTCTCCAACACTACTCTgcaaaaaatagtcaaaaaccATTTTCTCTCCCTCAATTTCTGAGCAGAGACATTGCTCCTCCCCCTCCACtactctcatttttttctcttttggatAAGGAAAAACAAATTTCCTACTCTCATTTCTTTCTCTTCCACTCATCTCTATCGTAGAACACTGCCCATCTCTACCGATAAAGTTCtgttaataaataaaacaactatTATCTTTTTCACCAAGCACCCAATTTGTAGATACTTGTATCCTAAAAAAGGATATGATACCCCTATGCAATAAAATGcaaaatagaagaaaagaaacGGCTACCATATAGGTACTTGCTCCTAGGAGTATCCTGGATATTTTGTACCAGCACTGCAGCAATTAATCTAAGCAATTTAAATTAGCATCCCCACTTCATAATATTACACAAAATGCACACCATTTACCTTAACAATTAAGGTAATTTATTGTCAAGTAAACATGTTTGATGAAGCATTTGTAGCTCAGCTAACAAATTAGTTGATCCTAACTACTGTATCTTttcctatttaattttaaagctCTAAGCACTTGATATTTTgcaacaatataataaaaaccAACCAGTGGTGAAATGAAAAAGGGAAAGAAGATACATCTTAGCACTCCAAAATGAGATAACAGATAAATAGGAGGAAATAAAAGTGAAACTCACCGTTTTCCCTTGCAGGTTGACACCAGTTGGCTCCCCTAGCTTTTTCTGCTCCACGGAAATTTTCATTTGATGCTGCAACATTTGGGGGATGCCAagttaaaaaggaaaacaaCATAGCTTACATGAGAACAAAAAATACTCTTAGAACACCTATATATTTAGCTATCTGCATATACTTTCACTTCTAgaaccacaaagatagagtaGCAACGGGACTGCCAGCAATAGAATTAAGCACTCAACACCCCTCTTTGTTTGACCACTCAGTCCAAAACACTCTAGATTTCGTTGATTCTAGGCTCTCATGTCCACTCGAGTGAAGTCATTCACATTAGAAATATAAACAAGTTTCAAGCAGATAAGTACTAAAACAGACTGCAAAACCAGATGCATTAATTATTcttacaaaatagtgatatatatatatcccaAATCTATCAACTTATGAAGAAAGGAAGTACAATATGTTTGTTGTGTTATCCTCTAAGAGTTCAGAAGAAATAAAGCCATGAATTATAAGATTAGAGTCAAACCAACTTGCTTACGCAGGAGGCCCAAGATGAGATATATGGCCATTTCAGCACATGAAGCAGCATTTCCAGTTGCACCACCCGGAATTTTGGCGACCTTAATGCCATGCTTTGTGGCAGCAGTAATGTCAACACCTTTATACAACAACATTATAAAGTATTTAGGCAATTGGAAACTTTAAAACGACTGATTAGCAATGAATCCAGCTACCAAAGAAATAATATCAAGATAAAGGAGAACAAAAAAACCAAAGGCCTAAGGCAAGTAGAGAAACtgaaaacaaaatcaatttgACCTTCTAACCCAACTCCAAATTGCATTATGAGCTTCATCCTCTTTGCACGGGAGAGAACATCAGAGTTCATACGGAAGCTTTTAACCACACAAATATCATAGTCACCAATCACAGCAGGCACACTTTCGAGTGGAACATCATCAACCTACAACGGAGGCATATATCATCATTCAAGATTCGATTATCACTTGTAATTAGGACACTTTTCAGAAGATAGTGCAAGAAGGTACTGACAGATACCACTCAAAAAATTGAATAGCAGAATTAAAGAGTTTTAGCCTTTTCTATGAGTTAATTTTTAGCTGTACGTTAGGAAATAACTgtgaataaaatattgaaatggtAAAGAAGATTAAGAAGTTAGATTTAAAAAGTGCAAGTTTACAATTAGGTAGCATGTTTACCATGCAAACAGTGTGCACGAGTATAATTAGCAGCTCTTAGTATACTCGGTAAAGTAACAAACAGACCTCTAGACAATTGGTTTCTCTGTTTATgattttgcttttattttatttgataactCAGTAGTAGTTTTATCAGTTCAGCCTGTAGATGTATTATATTAGTATATACAGCCGTTACTCTATTTGATTTAGTGTACGTACAGTCATTTACTAATCATCCCAAAAATGAAGCCTATAATCTAACAAACTGACATATGCTTGTCACCTAAGaaatacaaatgaaataaaaaggaatattCAACCTTGAACAAACGAATTTCAATTCTTCCTAAGATTCTACGATCATCTCTCTCCAAACTTTCCAAATATTATACAGGTGATTTGTCTATCATATGTAAATTTCATAGCCTCCATGCTTGGAAAAAGTCTTGTTTCTTGACCCTTTGTATTTCCCATTTGTCCTGTGTAGGCACTTCAAGTGAAAAACAAGGCGATTTTTGTTTTCCCTTGAAATGATGGTATATAACAACTTCTGTTGTGACTCAAGTTTCCTTTAATTGATGTCAAATGTTTCCACTCATATCAAATTAATTGTCTGCATCTTCAACGAGTTGTATGGAAAGAGAATTTACTTTTTCATTATAGAGGAAACTCTTAATGCAAATTATAACACAAAACAATACTTCTTTTTTTATCAGGTAAACACAAAACAATACATGGACCTCAGTTCTACTCTTCTTCACCAATTTTTCGTTTTGTATTCAGATATTAACAAGATAAAGGCGGTATACATTTTACATAGACAGTACTAGAGAATACACATTTTTCAACTCTGTTTTCGAATGATATGaagtcaaataaataaaatcatctttGACAAGAGAATGCAATAACTACCCCAAAATAAGAGCTCACTTTTCATGTATTGTGATTTTGCATATCACTTCAAACGTCTACCTCGCTCCAGATAGCAATATCAAAATTTCTTCAgaaatcgaaaaaaaaaaactaggcaAACCAAAAAAGTCAGAAACCATGTAGAAGCTTCAATTatgcaattatttttaaatcattcaTCAAGATCCTCTGTTGCTTTATGAACTTCATCACTATTAAAACAAGTTTATAAATCAACCttcctttatttatttcccAATGGATGCCTGAAGAACATATATGGTTGAACAACTTTGAAATGGAGCCAAAATTAAGTCCCGTGCAATGAAGAAGTACAGCCCTTCCTATCTGATAAAAAAGGATCCCATGATCTTGAACCGATCTTACCTCAGATCACAAATCCAAGACCGTCTATGAAGAGCGGATCTAATTGAATTAGTGTCTATAATCGATTTCTTCTATGTAATACTAATCGATAGTAACTCATTCGCAAGTGCTACAAGAACTCATGCACTGGTCCCCGAGTCCGTTAGTATGGAACATTTTCTTTTCCAAGTGAAATCCCCTAGTATATGAAAGCGCCAAAAAGCTCTTTCGTTTTGGTGGAATAAGAAAcagtaaaagaaagaaaatgacacCTGAACAAATGGATAGCCTTGCAAATATTCTCTTGTATAATTGTGAGAATCAGGAAAATGAGgcccacaaaaaagaacacggGTAACATGATTGCACCTATTATCACTCATCTTCTGAGATGAGTTTGCACCTAAATGAACAAGAAAATGCAAATATAGACATCAGCATATACCCTTATTACACCTGACAGTGAGTAATATACATATTGTTAGAGaaaacacattatcatcatgaCCACATATTGTAAAAATCCACCTCTCCCAGCACTAGGTGGGATGTGGACAAAGAGGAGAGGGTAAAATTCCCTTCAAATCATGTAATGGTATATGAGCAGGGGCCGAACCATGTTGAGCGAGGCGTGTCACTAGACACCGCTTTGACAGAAAATTTTATATGCATTAACATTAGatataaattgatatatttaatgaaatgacTCTGCTTGACAATGGATGTCTCTTCGAGTTCGAACCTCAACCTAAGCAGAGCTGGAGCCAGTATTAGGAGTTTGAGAGTTTTAAATTTCCTTCCCCTTCCATACTATTCAGCTATCAACCAATTTCGACAGAGGTTCACAAGTTATTACTTAATTTTCTCATACAAATATAAGGTCTACGAAAGAACTTCTGGATTCGTCCTAATCCATGAACCTCTACCGAGCTCCGCCCCTGAACCTAAGCATAGTTTGGGGAAATATAAAATCTATTGCTTAAAATTATGGTTAAGTAACATTGAACCTTAGATATCTTCTAGCTTAACACCAAACTAAACCAATGAGTCAACTATATGTCttacttgtatatataataatatgatattgAATCTGAATCAACTAAACATATGAGAACAATTGAACAtacaataaattaaagaaaaattgtgAATTTGTGGATTACCAGCTTGAGCCAAGGAACAAAACCAATGGCGTTGATGTTGGCGGTGAAGAAAAGTTTTCTCCACAACGTTGCAAGTGATGAGCGTTTTTGCGTTAGAAATCCAAGTTCTGCAGAGAAGTAATGCAGAGTTGGTCTTACTGTACATCTATGGTGTGAGGAAATTAGAGTTACCTTAGGTTTTGTCAGACTATGatttgaaaaatgcaattaggatggaACTTATGCCTAAACTTTGTAAATGACAAAACACTATAAAAGTGGTGTTTATTATCCAAGtgtattatattcattattcaatGTAGGTAGTTGTAATCATAGGTTATGTTAgactaaaatttgaaaaatgcaattaggatgggacTTAGGCCTAAACTTGCAATTAGAATGGGACTTATGCCTAAATTTTGGTAAAGGACAAAACAGGTGTTTATTATCCAAGTGTATTATATTCAATGTAGGTAGCTGTATTcatatgaatattatataatgTCACGTcccaaaacgagccgtgagtggcacccatacttaccctcctatgtgagcgaaccaaccaatctaacccctaCATTTCagccataataaacagaataaaaatgcggaagacttaaaactcattaacgaaatcaattaaataacttctaaaatttatcaattactatccccaaaacctggaagtcatcatcacaagaacatctattctcaaattactaatctaaaaatgtctaggaagctaaaacaaatacaagagatagtccatgtccgaacttcaaggacatcaagacatgaatgagagagaatccagtccgagctaggaacaatagctcaccctgaaatctgacgtggtgaagactggctagagttgcggttgagttgaagacgacggtacgtttgctgtactccacaaataacaaagagaaaacatacaagtaggggttagtacaagcacatgtactaagtagatatcatcagccaactcaaaatagaaagcaatatatatcaaataatatcataaaatcaactacaatactcaacaggtggcaacaacaagtacaagaaccattggcaacaacccAAGCGCATCTATGAGGACTTACGCCTCCACACcctactcatttgggaaaaggttctttaagttttgagtatattaagataattcaagattcattctctttattcctcttgtgtcggaacgtgacacctgatcccctaatactatgtgtcggttcgtgacacccgatccattaacctcattcgtttagtttcatcaagccttcttttataccaaggcatcatcattaatagagaggttttaaggtttaagattcaacagtctcatcatgctaattcatcacaattacatatcacatcatgcaagcacacaattaagcatatagaagactttacaaaattactcaatacatatcattcgctattaagagttttactacgaaatagcataaaccataacctacctccaccgaagaattcgcgatcaagcaagctatcccccaaaacctttgctttcgtcttcgtttctctcttctctcgatcgttttccctctctttctctttctgatttttccttattcaaaccctttttcttttaccctaattaccatataattaagtataaaagatggtaaaagtaatccactatttattccaaggttgtctcctttaacccccaagtaattgaattattaacattaacccactaactttataattataagcaggaatagtccaaaacgccccttaaaacttttaacagaaatccgactcagttagggttacgcagcctgtgacggcccgtcgtgcctgcgacggtccgtcctgctgcttctgtcacaaagttcagagactaaatttctctaaagggtctgtgacggtccgtcgtgtccacgacggtccgtcctgccatgtcgtcgcgaagttcagagagttgttctcagtattcaaattttcagaatctaagtgttttggaacgagaccccctcgacggtccgtcgtgcccataacggtccgtcgtgggatccgtcgacccagacagttattaccaaaataaattctactgctcaaaacgactaacaggtcgttacaatagataccaatttacccatcgttcgtcctcaaacgatcacaagaagaaaaacaaaggctaaaaggagtacctgaatctgtaaacaggtgtgggtatttttcttccatatcagcctccttctcccaagtggactcttcaactggccgattcttccatttaACTTTGacagatgcaatctcccttgacctcaacttgcggacttccctatctaagatagcaacaggctcctcctcataagacaaattctcatcaagaagaactgaatcccaacgaatgatgtattttccatccccatggtatcttttcaacatagacacatgaaataccgggtgcactcctgacagtcctgggggcaaggctaattcataagctacctcccccacgcgcttcagaacttcaaatggaccaatatacctcggactaagcttacctcgcttaccaaaccgcatcacccctttcatgggtgaaaccttcagtaagacttgttcaccctccataaactccaagtctctaacctttcgatctgcacaTTCTTTCTATTTACTTTGagctgctaaaagcttttcttgaatgcatttcactttatctaacgattccctcagaaggtcagtaccccaaggtctaacttcaaatgcatcaaaccacccaatgggagacctacaccttctcccatacagtgcctcaaatggggccatatcaatacttgagtgatagctattgttgtatgagaattctgctaaggataagaagttatcccaatgaccaccaaattctattacacatgcacgaagcatatcctctaaaacttgaatcgttcgctcagattgaccatcagtctgagggtgaaatgcagtactaagatccaacctagtacctaactcagcatgcaatgttttccaaaacttagaagtaaactgcgtacctctatgtgatatgatggaaagtggaactccatgcaatcgaacaatttctgagatgtaaagtttggccaacttctctgcattgtaagtcaccttaaccggaatgaagtgagcagacttagttaacctatcaacaattacccaaatggagtcacacttacccattgtctttggaagaccaaccacgaagtccattgcaattctctcccgcttccattcaggaatgggcattctctggagtgtccctccaggcctctggtgttcatactttacctgctgacaattcgggcattgagcaacgaAATAAAAAATGTCCCTCTTCATCCTattccaccaaaaatgttgctttaggtcacggtacatcttggttgcaccaggatgtatagaataccttgaactatgagcctctataagaatagtgtgaatcaaatcatcgacgctgggtacacatactcttcccttaatcctcaaaacaccttcctcatcgatttttgcttc
The DNA window shown above is from Solanum lycopersicum chromosome 11, SLM_r2.1 and carries:
- the LOC101248937 gene encoding uncharacterized protein isoform X3, with the translated sequence MYSKTNSALLLCRTWISNAKTLITCNVVEKTFLHRQHQRHWFCSLAQAGANSSQKMSDNRCNHVTRVLFCGPHFPDSHNYTREYLQGYPFVQVDDVPLESVPAVIGDYDICVVKSFRMNSDVLSRAKRMKLIMQFGVGLEGVDITAATKHGIKVAKIPGGATGNAASCAEMAIYLILGLLRKQVASNENFRGAEKARGANWCQPARENAPSVENGGYADLVDERGNHADILKFASKADIVVCCLAMNNETIGIVNNDFISVMRKGAILINIARGGLLDYDAVLSHLKSGHLGGLGIDVAWTEPFDPDDAILRFPDVIITPHVAGVTELSYRDMAKVVGDVALQLHAGKPFTGIEIVN